Proteins encoded in a region of the Pseudomonas viciae genome:
- a CDS encoding Maf family protein yields MKPLYLASGSPRRRELLTQIGVPFTAVSADIDETPLDHESPSAYVERLARGKAEAGWRALETDVDGCVLGADTAVVLDGQILGKPLDQTDSMAMLLSLSGREHEVLTAIALLDGQRCESRVVRSRVRFRSITEQEAAAYWASGEPRDKAGGYGIQGLGAVFVAGLDGSYSAVVGLPLCETAELLGHFGIPCWQTLSAR; encoded by the coding sequence ATGAAACCGCTTTACCTCGCCTCAGGCTCGCCGCGTCGGCGTGAACTGCTCACGCAGATCGGCGTGCCGTTCACCGCCGTCAGCGCGGACATCGACGAAACCCCCTTGGATCACGAAAGCCCTTCGGCCTATGTCGAGCGCCTGGCGCGCGGCAAGGCCGAGGCTGGATGGCGCGCCCTGGAAACCGACGTGGATGGCTGCGTGCTGGGGGCTGACACCGCCGTGGTGTTGGACGGGCAGATTCTCGGCAAGCCACTGGACCAGACCGATTCCATGGCGATGCTCTTGAGCCTGTCCGGTCGCGAGCATGAAGTATTGACCGCCATTGCCCTACTGGATGGGCAGCGTTGCGAATCCCGCGTTGTCCGCAGCCGGGTGCGCTTTCGCTCCATCACTGAACAAGAAGCGGCGGCCTACTGGGCCAGCGGTGAACCCCGGGACAAGGCCGGCGGCTATGGCATCCAGGGTTTGGGCGCGGTGTTTGTCGCCGGGTTGGACGGCAGTTATTCGGCCGTGGTCGGCCTGCCGCTGTGCGAAACCGCAGAACTGCTGGGCCATTTCGGCATACCCTGTTGGCAAACCTTGAGCGCGCGCTGA
- the rng gene encoding ribonuclease G — MSEEILINITPMESRVAVVENGVLQEVHVERTQKRGIVGNIYKGKVVRVLPGMQAAFVDIGLDRAAFIHASEISMREGPAVESISALVHEGQSLVVQVTKDPIGSKGARLTTQLSIPSRYLVYMPRTAHVGISLKIEDEAERERLKQVVSDCVEKEGIKEAGGFILRTAAEGAGADEILMDIRYLRRLWDQIAAQIKTIATPSVIYEDLGLALRTLRDLVSPKIEKIRIDSRETFQKTTQFVAELMPEIADRLEHYPGERPIFDLYGVEDEIQKALERKVPLKSGGYLVVDPAEAMSTIDVNTGAFVGHRNLEETIFKTNLEAATAIARQLRLRNLGGIIIIDFIDMEHEEHQRQVLRTLEKQLERDHAKTNIIGITELGLVQMTRKRTRESLEQVLCEPCSSCQGRGKLKTPETVCYEIFREILREARAYQATGYRVLANQKVVDRLLDEESGNVAELEAFIGRTIRFQVETMYSQEQYDVVLL; from the coding sequence ATGAGTGAAGAGATCCTGATCAACATCACGCCGATGGAATCGCGCGTGGCGGTGGTTGAAAACGGTGTGCTGCAAGAGGTCCACGTCGAGCGCACGCAAAAGCGCGGTATCGTCGGCAATATCTACAAAGGCAAGGTGGTGCGGGTGCTGCCGGGCATGCAGGCGGCCTTCGTCGACATCGGCCTTGACCGGGCGGCATTCATTCACGCCTCGGAAATTTCCATGCGCGAAGGGCCAGCGGTGGAGAGCATCAGCGCGCTGGTCCATGAAGGCCAGAGCCTGGTGGTGCAGGTCACCAAGGACCCCATCGGTTCCAAGGGCGCGCGCCTGACCACCCAGCTGTCGATTCCGTCGCGCTACCTGGTGTACATGCCGCGTACCGCCCACGTCGGCATTTCCCTGAAGATCGAAGACGAAGCCGAGCGCGAGCGCCTCAAGCAGGTGGTCAGCGACTGCGTGGAAAAAGAAGGCATCAAGGAAGCCGGTGGTTTCATCCTGCGTACCGCCGCCGAAGGGGCCGGGGCCGATGAAATCCTCATGGACATCCGCTACCTGCGAAGGCTCTGGGACCAGATCGCCGCGCAGATCAAGACCATCGCTACCCCCAGCGTGATCTATGAAGACCTGGGCCTGGCGCTGCGTACGCTACGGGACCTGGTCAGCCCCAAGATCGAAAAGATCCGCATCGACTCCCGGGAAACCTTCCAGAAAACCACCCAGTTTGTCGCCGAGCTGATGCCGGAAATTGCCGATCGCCTTGAGCATTACCCTGGCGAACGGCCGATTTTCGACCTGTACGGCGTCGAGGATGAAATCCAGAAGGCCCTTGAACGCAAGGTGCCGCTCAAATCTGGCGGTTACCTGGTGGTTGATCCGGCCGAGGCCATGAGCACTATCGACGTCAATACCGGGGCGTTCGTCGGCCATCGCAACCTCGAAGAAACCATCTTCAAGACCAACCTGGAGGCGGCCACCGCCATCGCCCGCCAATTGCGCCTGCGCAACCTGGGCGGGATCATCATCATCGACTTCATCGACATGGAGCATGAAGAGCACCAGCGCCAAGTGTTGCGGACCCTGGAAAAACAACTCGAGCGTGACCACGCCAAGACCAACATCATCGGCATCACCGAGCTGGGCCTGGTGCAGATGACCCGCAAGCGCACCCGCGAAAGCCTTGAGCAGGTGCTGTGCGAGCCGTGCAGCAGTTGCCAGGGCCGGGGCAAACTCAAGACCCCGGAAACCGTGTGTTACGAAATCTTCCGGGAAATTCTCCGGGAGGCGCGCGCCTACCAGGCCACCGGCTATAGAGTGTTGGCCAACCAGAAAGTGGTGGATCGCCTGCTCGATGAAGAGTCGGGCAATGTCGCCGAACTGGAAGCTTTTATCGGCCGTACGATTCGTTTTCAGGTGGAAACCATGTATTCCCAGGAACAATACGACGTGGTGTTGCTCTGA
- a CDS encoding YhdP family protein, with translation MERLTRILAALTRWGLGLCALLLVLLALYVSLGRELVPLVAEYRAEVQARAGQALGLPVHIGSLEGSWGALAPILAARDVVVGEGANALHLDQVRAVPDLWGSLLARQVRIAHLELSGLKISLKEDVDGKWALEGLPVQDDQPLDPQQLLDRMQVVSKLSLLDSQVTLQPLEQAPLTLTYVGLSLRTGATRQRLDARLTLPDGQPVAINLRTRIRASDWKNGQADAYLSLPQSDWSKWLPKRLTRQWNFSRIKAGGEFWLSWGDGTLQSAAMRLDAPDIQGAYAERKPVQIHNLALNGYFQRGSQGFTATFDSLAMNLGETRWESRLQLQQSSATEKTEELWHLQADRLDLAPLTPLLHALAPLPEGVATTIDRLKVTGGLRNVLVDYRPQNSGDQKISFATNLDTVGFDAYRGAPAARNVSGSLSGDLGGGELRMDSKDFSLHLDPIFAKPWQYLQANARLTWKLDKQGFTLIAPYLKVLGEEGRIAGDFLIRLHFDHSQEDYMDLRVGLVDGDGRYTAKYLPAVLSPALDEWLRTAIVKGAVDEGFFQYQGSLNKGAEDAARSISLFFKVHDAELAFQPGWPSVSKVSGDVFVEDSGVRIYASQGQLLETQVKDVSVNIPHVPSGQSSHLLLDGGFAGGLGDGLKILQTAPIGTAETFAGWEGEGALQGNVKLDIPLVKGEQPKILVDFATDQARLKLSEPALELTQLKGDFRFDSNKGLSGKGISARAFDRPVTAQIFAEGRAGALNTRVAASGQVEIKTLTSWLNVTQPLPVSGVVPYQLQVILDGADSQLSVKSSLKGVALDLPAPFGMTADAGRDTVFRMTLQGPERRYWVDYGDLASFTYAAPSGKLADGRGELLLGSGDAVLPGTKGLRLRGTLSELDVSPWQKLVSKYAGQDPGSSAKQLLSGADLKIGKLTAMGTTLDQASVQLDRKPDAWGLRLDSQQAKGSVSLPDAKAAPIGIKLDYVRLPAVDPTVQADENAPDPLASVDPTAIPAMDVAIDQLFQGPDLIGAWSLKVRPTGKGIALNNLDMGLKGMVLKGNGAWEGAPGATSSWYKGRIGGKNLADVLKGWGFAPSVTSQSFHLDVDGRWPGSPAWVATKRFSGSLDASLSKGQFVEVEGSAQALRVFGLLNFNSIGRRLRLDFSDLFGKGLSYDRVKGLLVASDGVYVTREPITLTGPSSNLELNGTLDMVADRVDAKLLVTLPVTNNLPIAALIVGAPAVGGALFLIDKLIGDRVARFASVRYDVKGPWKEPKITFDKPF, from the coding sequence ATGGAGCGTTTGACTCGTATTTTGGCCGCGCTGACCCGCTGGGGGCTGGGCCTGTGTGCGCTCCTTCTGGTGCTGCTGGCCTTATATGTCAGCCTCGGTCGGGAGTTGGTCCCACTGGTGGCCGAATATCGTGCCGAGGTCCAGGCCCGGGCCGGCCAAGCGCTGGGCCTGCCCGTGCACATCGGCAGCCTCGAAGGTAGCTGGGGCGCTTTGGCGCCGATCCTGGCGGCGCGCGACGTGGTGGTCGGCGAGGGCGCCAATGCCTTGCACCTGGATCAGGTGCGGGCCGTGCCGGACTTGTGGGGCAGCCTGCTGGCGCGTCAGGTGCGTATTGCTCACCTGGAGCTCAGCGGCCTGAAGATCAGCCTCAAGGAGGACGTCGACGGCAAGTGGGCCTTGGAAGGCCTGCCGGTGCAGGATGATCAGCCCCTCGATCCGCAGCAACTGCTCGATCGCATGCAGGTGGTTTCCAAGCTGTCGCTGCTCGATAGCCAAGTGACCTTGCAACCCCTTGAACAAGCACCGTTGACCCTGACCTACGTCGGCTTGAGCTTGCGCACCGGCGCCACCCGCCAGCGCCTGGACGCGCGCCTGACCCTGCCCGACGGCCAGCCCGTGGCGATCAACCTGCGCACCCGCATCCGCGCCAGCGATTGGAAGAACGGCCAGGCCGACGCTTACCTGAGCCTGCCGCAAAGCGACTGGTCCAAATGGCTGCCGAAACGCCTGACCCGGCAATGGAATTTTTCCCGGATCAAGGCCGGTGGCGAGTTCTGGCTGAGCTGGGGTGACGGTACGCTGCAAAGCGCGGCCATGCGCTTGGACGCCCCTGACATCCAGGGTGCCTACGCCGAGCGCAAGCCGGTGCAGATCCACAACCTGGCCCTCAATGGCTATTTCCAGCGTGGCAGCCAGGGATTTACCGCAACCTTCGATTCCCTGGCGATGAACCTGGGCGAAACCCGCTGGGAATCACGCCTGCAGCTGCAACAGAGCAGCGCCACTGAAAAGACCGAAGAACTTTGGCACTTGCAAGCCGATCGCCTTGACCTGGCGCCGCTGACCCCATTGCTGCATGCCCTGGCGCCACTGCCTGAAGGCGTCGCGACGACCATCGACCGGCTCAAGGTCACCGGCGGCCTGCGCAACGTACTGGTGGATTACCGACCGCAGAACAGCGGTGATCAAAAAATCAGTTTCGCCACGAATCTGGACACGGTGGGTTTCGACGCCTACCGCGGCGCCCCCGCGGCACGCAATGTATCGGGGAGCCTGAGTGGCGACCTCGGCGGCGGCGAGCTGCGCATGGACAGCAAGGATTTTTCCCTGCACCTGGACCCGATCTTCGCCAAACCCTGGCAATACCTGCAGGCCAATGCTCGGCTGACCTGGAAGCTGGACAAGCAAGGCTTCACCCTGATCGCCCCGTACTTGAAGGTGCTGGGGGAGGAGGGCCGGATTGCCGGCGATTTCCTGATCCGCCTGCATTTCGACCACAGCCAGGAAGACTACATGGACCTGCGGGTCGGCCTGGTGGATGGCGACGGCCGCTACACCGCCAAGTACTTGCCCGCGGTCCTGAGCCCGGCGCTGGATGAGTGGCTGCGCACGGCAATCGTCAAAGGCGCGGTGGATGAGGGTTTTTTCCAGTACCAAGGCTCGCTGAATAAAGGTGCCGAGGACGCGGCTCGCAGTATCAGTCTGTTTTTCAAGGTACATGACGCCGAACTGGCGTTCCAGCCGGGCTGGCCGTCGGTCAGCAAGGTCAGCGGCGATGTCTTCGTCGAAGACAGCGGCGTGCGCATCTATGCCAGCCAGGGGCAACTGCTGGAGACCCAGGTCAAGGATGTCTCGGTGAACATTCCCCATGTACCCAGTGGGCAGAGTTCCCACCTGCTACTGGACGGCGGGTTCGCCGGAGGATTGGGCGACGGTCTGAAGATTCTCCAGACGGCACCGATTGGCACCGCCGAGACGTTCGCCGGCTGGGAGGGCGAGGGCGCGCTGCAAGGCAACGTGAAACTCGATATTCCGCTGGTCAAAGGCGAGCAGCCGAAGATCCTGGTGGACTTTGCCACCGACCAGGCCCGGCTCAAACTCAGTGAGCCGGCGCTGGAACTGACCCAGCTCAAAGGCGACTTCCGTTTCGACAGCAACAAAGGGTTGAGCGGCAAGGGCATCAGCGCCCGGGCCTTCGACCGCCCGGTGACGGCGCAGATTTTCGCCGAGGGCCGCGCCGGTGCGCTCAACACGCGGGTCGCGGCGTCCGGGCAGGTAGAGATCAAAACACTCACCAGTTGGTTGAACGTCACCCAGCCGCTGCCGGTATCCGGGGTGGTGCCGTATCAGTTGCAGGTGATCCTTGACGGCGCCGACAGCCAGTTATCGGTCAAGTCCAGCCTCAAGGGCGTGGCGCTGGACCTGCCAGCGCCCTTCGGCATGACCGCCGATGCCGGGCGTGACACGGTGTTTCGCATGACCTTGCAAGGGCCGGAGCGGCGTTACTGGGTCGATTATGGCGACCTGGCCAGCTTCACCTACGCAGCCCCGAGCGGAAAACTGGCCGACGGTCGCGGCGAGCTGTTGCTGGGGAGCGGCGATGCTGTCCTGCCAGGGACCAAGGGGTTGCGACTGCGCGGGACACTGTCGGAGCTGGACGTCAGCCCGTGGCAGAAGTTGGTGAGCAAGTACGCCGGCCAGGACCCGGGCAGCAGCGCCAAGCAGTTGCTCAGCGGTGCTGATCTGAAGATCGGCAAGCTCACGGCCATGGGCACGACCCTGGACCAGGCTTCGGTTCAGCTTGATCGTAAGCCGGACGCCTGGGGCCTGCGGCTCGACAGCCAGCAGGCCAAGGGTAGCGTCAGCCTGCCAGACGCGAAAGCCGCCCCGATTGGTATCAAGCTTGACTATGTACGCCTGCCGGCCGTGGACCCGACGGTGCAGGCCGACGAAAACGCCCCGGACCCGCTGGCTTCGGTCGACCCCACTGCCATTCCGGCGATGGATGTCGCCATCGACCAGTTGTTCCAGGGCCCGGACCTGATCGGTGCCTGGTCGTTGAAGGTGCGCCCGACCGGCAAAGGCATCGCGCTGAATAATCTGGATATGGGCCTCAAGGGCATGGTGTTGAAGGGCAACGGTGCCTGGGAAGGTGCGCCCGGTGCGACCAGCAGTTGGTACAAGGGCCGCATTGGCGGCAAGAACCTGGCTGATGTGCTCAAGGGCTGGGGCTTTGCACCGAGCGTCACCAGCCAGTCGTTCCACCTGGACGTCGATGGTCGCTGGCCAGGTTCGCCGGCGTGGGTCGCGACCAAGCGTTTTTCCGGCAGTCTCGATGCGTCGCTGAGCAAGGGCCAGTTCGTCGAGGTCGAAGGCAGCGCCCAGGCATTGCGGGTATTCGGCCTGCTGAATTTCAACTCCATCGGCCGGCGCTTGCGCCTGGACTTCTCCGACCTGTTCGGCAAGGGCCTGAGCTACGACCGGGTCAAGGGGCTGCTGGTGGCGAGCGACGGTGTGTACGTGACCCGTGAGCCCATTACCCTGACAGGGCCTTCCAGCAACCTGGAGCTCAACGGAACGCTGGACATGGTGGCCGACCGGGTCGACGCCAAGCTGCTGGTGACGCTCCCGGTGACCAACAACCTGCCGATTGCCGCGCTGATCGTCGGCGCTCCGGCGGTGGGTGGCGCGCTGTTTTTGATCGACAAACTGATCGGCGACCGCGTGGCGCGCTTCGCCAGCGTAAGATACGACGTCAAGGGCCCGTGGAAAGAGCCGAAGATTACCTTCGATAAGCCGTTCTAA
- a CDS encoding carbon-nitrogen hydrolase family protein, which yields MPVAVIQMVSQSDVLANLARARVLLEQAAAGGARLAVLPENFAAMGRRDIADIGRAEAFGQGPILPWLKQAARDLKLWIVAGTLPLPPVDQPEARSHACSLLVDDQGQIVARYDKLHLFDVDVADNRGRYRESDDYAYGGNVVVADTPVGRVGLTVCYDLRFPELYSELRAAGAELITAPSAFTAVTGAAHWEVLIRARAIETQCYVLAAAQGGVHPGPRETFGHAAIVDPWGRVLAQQDQGEAVLLAERDSSEQASIRARMPVASHRRFFSQGARQRPVQDDEFKA from the coding sequence ATGCCAGTCGCAGTGATTCAAATGGTCAGCCAGAGCGATGTGCTCGCCAACCTGGCCCGTGCCCGGGTGCTGCTGGAGCAGGCTGCCGCTGGTGGCGCACGGCTGGCGGTGCTGCCAGAGAACTTCGCGGCCATGGGACGACGGGACATCGCCGACATTGGTCGTGCCGAAGCCTTTGGTCAGGGACCGATCCTGCCCTGGTTGAAACAGGCCGCTCGCGACCTCAAGTTATGGATTGTGGCTGGTACGTTGCCGTTGCCACCGGTGGACCAGCCCGAGGCCAGGTCCCATGCCTGTTCGTTGCTGGTCGACGATCAGGGCCAGATCGTCGCGCGCTACGACAAGCTGCACCTGTTCGACGTGGACGTGGCGGACAACCGCGGGCGCTATCGTGAGTCTGATGACTATGCTTATGGCGGCAATGTAGTGGTCGCCGATACACCGGTGGGCCGGGTTGGCCTGACGGTTTGCTATGACTTGCGTTTTCCGGAGCTCTATAGCGAGTTGCGGGCTGCCGGGGCCGAGCTGATCACGGCGCCCTCGGCGTTCACCGCGGTGACCGGCGCGGCCCATTGGGAAGTGCTGATCCGCGCCCGGGCCATCGAGACCCAGTGCTATGTGCTGGCGGCCGCCCAGGGTGGCGTGCATCCGGGGCCACGGGAAACTTTTGGCCATGCCGCGATTGTCGACCCATGGGGCCGTGTGCTGGCGCAACAGGATCAAGGCGAGGCCGTGCTGCTGGCCGAACGCGACAGCAGCGAACAGGCGTCCATCAGGGCGCGCATGCCGGTGGCCAGCCATCGGCGCTTTTTCTCGCAGGGCGCTCGACAGCGGCCTGTTCAAGACGACGAATTCAAGGCGTAA
- the tldD gene encoding metalloprotease TldD produces MSGLLSSVSEHLLAPGGVTLDSLQGVLGDLAGPGIDAADLYFQGQISESWSLEDGIVKEGSFNLDQGVGVRAQSGEKTGFAYSNAITLEALGAAARAARSISRAGQNGTVQAFSSQDVAQLYAPDNPLEVMSRAEKVELLKRIDVATRALDPRIQQVTVSMAGVWERILVASTDGGLAADVRPLVRFNVSVIVEQNGRRERGGHGGGGRTDYRYFLSEDRAMGYAREALRQALVNLEAIPAPAGTLPVVLGSGWSGVLLHEAVGHGLEGDFNRKGSSAYSGRMGEMVASKLCTIVDDGTLAGRRGSLSVDDEGTPTECTTLIENGVLKGYMQDKLNARLMGVARTGNGRRESYAHLPMPRMTNTYMLGGQSDPAEIIASVKKGIYCANLGGGQVDITSGKFVFSTSEAYLIEDGKITAPVKGATLIGNGPEAMSKVSMVGNDLALDSGVGTCGKDGQSVPVGVGQPTLKIDAITVGGTGA; encoded by the coding sequence ATGAGCGGGTTGTTGTCCTCAGTCAGTGAACACCTTTTAGCCCCCGGTGGCGTAACCCTGGATAGCCTGCAAGGCGTGCTGGGCGACCTGGCCGGCCCGGGCATCGATGCCGCCGACCTGTATTTCCAGGGGCAGATCTCCGAGTCCTGGTCGCTGGAAGACGGCATCGTCAAGGAAGGCAGTTTCAACCTTGATCAAGGCGTGGGCGTGCGGGCCCAATCCGGGGAAAAAACCGGCTTCGCCTACAGTAACGCGATTACCCTCGAGGCCCTCGGCGCCGCTGCCCGTGCCGCCCGCTCGATCTCCCGGGCCGGGCAGAACGGCACGGTCCAGGCGTTCAGCAGCCAGGACGTGGCGCAGCTGTATGCACCGGACAACCCGTTGGAAGTCATGAGCCGCGCCGAAAAAGTCGAGCTGCTCAAGCGCATTGACGTTGCCACCCGCGCTCTGGACCCGCGTATCCAGCAAGTCACGGTGAGCATGGCCGGGGTCTGGGAACGGATCCTGGTGGCCTCCACCGACGGTGGCCTGGCGGCGGACGTGCGGCCATTGGTGCGGTTCAACGTTAGCGTGATCGTCGAGCAGAATGGTCGCCGTGAGCGCGGTGGCCATGGCGGCGGTGGGCGCACCGATTACCGTTATTTCCTCAGCGAAGATCGCGCCATGGGTTACGCCCGCGAAGCGTTGCGCCAGGCGCTGGTCAACCTGGAAGCGATCCCGGCCCCGGCTGGCACGTTGCCAGTGGTGCTCGGTTCCGGCTGGTCCGGCGTGCTGCTGCACGAAGCGGTGGGCCACGGTCTGGAAGGCGATTTCAACCGCAAGGGCAGTTCAGCCTACAGCGGGCGCATGGGCGAAATGGTTGCCTCGAAACTCTGCACCATCGTCGATGATGGCACCCTGGCCGGACGTCGCGGATCCCTGAGCGTCGACGACGAAGGCACGCCGACCGAGTGCACCACGCTGATTGAAAACGGCGTACTCAAGGGCTACATGCAAGACAAACTCAACGCCCGGCTGATGGGTGTGGCCCGCACCGGCAACGGTCGTCGCGAGTCTTATGCGCACCTGCCGATGCCGCGCATGACCAACACCTACATGTTGGGTGGCCAAAGTGATCCGGCGGAAATCATTGCCTCGGTAAAAAAAGGCATCTATTGCGCCAACCTCGGCGGCGGCCAGGTGGACATCACCAGCGGCAAATTCGTCTTCTCCACCAGCGAGGCCTACCTGATCGAAGACGGCAAGATCACCGCACCGGTCAAGGGCGCGACCCTGATCGGCAACGGGCCGGAGGCGATGAGCAAGGTGTCGATGGTCGGTAACGACCTGGCCCTGGACAGTGGCGTGGGGACGTGCGGCAAGGACGGGCAATCGGTGCCAGTGGGCGTGGGCCAACCGACCCTGAAGATCGATGCGATTACCGTGGGCGGCACGGGCGCATGA
- the yjgA gene encoding ribosome biogenesis factor YjgA, with the protein MVDSYDDSLYEGEKSKSQVKRELHALVDLGERLTTLKPDLLAKLPLTDALRRALADAPKHTANIARKRHLQFIGKLMRDQDTDAILTLLDQLDASTRQYNERFHNLERWRDRLIAGDDGVLEKFVIDYPDADRQQLRSLIRQAQHELAQNKPPASSRKIFKYIRELDETQRGLR; encoded by the coding sequence ATGGTTGATTCTTACGACGACTCCCTCTACGAGGGTGAAAAAAGCAAATCCCAGGTCAAACGCGAGCTGCATGCTCTGGTTGACCTCGGCGAGCGCCTGACAACACTCAAGCCTGACTTGCTGGCCAAACTGCCCCTGACCGACGCCTTGCGCCGGGCCCTGGCCGATGCGCCCAAGCACACCGCGAATATCGCGCGTAAACGGCACCTGCAATTCATCGGCAAACTGATGCGCGACCAGGACACTGACGCCATCTTGACTCTGCTCGATCAACTCGATGCCTCCACCCGGCAGTACAACGAACGCTTCCATAACCTGGAGCGCTGGCGCGATCGCTTGATCGCAGGCGATGACGGTGTGCTGGAAAAATTCGTCATCGACTACCCGGACGCTGATCGCCAGCAACTGCGCTCCCTGATCCGTCAGGCCCAGCACGAGTTGGCGCAAAACAAGCCACCGGCCTCGAGCCGTAAAATCTTCAAGTACATCCGTGAGCTGGACGAGACTCAACGCGGCCTGCGCTGA